A region of the Lucilia cuprina isolate Lc7/37 chromosome X, ASM2204524v1, whole genome shotgun sequence genome:
tctctaaatgttcacatgaagtTCTTCAGATTctaatttgtaattaattcaTAGGGGGTGGTTCCAAGTAAGTGTATTTcatacagatagacagacggacatagataaATCGACACCACAATTTTTCGTGGTATTACATGgtggtattaaaaatttattataaaacatatagTTCAAgtcttttatagaaatatatatctttttagagagaaaataattattttgtaacatACATGTGGGCAATTTCAATTCTAGtgaactcaaaaaatcgatttcaaCGAAATTTGCAACAAgctaattttctcttttaaacaaaaaaaaagctaactttgaaaaaaaaaataaaaaatttctttgaaaacaaTAATGAAATGGCTATCTGAATtcatttggacaatttttgctaAAACCCCGTATGACCAAAATGTCAGAAGACATTGATTTAAAAACTCACTTCACAAGAAATTCtccatatgtaaatatgtataatatgttACTTGTGCAATTGATAATTCGTCTAAATTTAatgtaagaatattttttattcagaaTTAGTACAACGAACACCACTACCCattgttaaattaatatatagaagacacttAAGATAAACatatatcaaattttgtttcatatcgaaaaatatttcaatgagTACTTTTTTGAATCTCATATATGAACTACTATACGAATTTTAAAACGcaattatatttaaagcaaTCATGATgcaatttgctttattttaataaattcgtTATTAATATTCAGTACAATCTAGTCATATTTGACCCAGGTGGCATACatcattttacaaataaagttgtcttttctctgttataacgtctcaataaaataaaaatctcgaTTATAGATTAACAAATATGGTCAATATGGGTATCATGGGAAAGTTCGTTAAAAGCTTCCCATTAACATATAagcaattataaaattttttgaatttaaccaCACTAAAGTgggtataaatataatttaaaagaattgcATATTTATAGAGTGATGCTCTTTAAgctagaaacattttatttgctcAACAAAACCTAcaattatttcacttttttgatgcgccaaagtttaagttttaaagcattaaaaaaatttacaaattatgatAATTTTGACCAACTTTGTGCGTCTTTTTAGGACAATATTTGTAAAGGTTTATAaaccacaaaaattaaattttgcagtatttttaaaaagttcataaGATTTTAGCATTCAAATATTATTGCATGCTCAAATTATGTCCTATGTAAATGCAAATGTGCCTagcaaaaaactaataatataataaagttaatgacctacttttttttaattttataaacttccAAACCCGATATCGTTTAAAAATTAAGGTATTGTGTAtataatcctttaaaaaaattatttgacattttattcttaccgaagttattaacaattgagttcaatttcaaaggaattaaaaactttgataattgctcataaattaatatacatctcatctagtttaaaaaataataaaaacttttgaagTCTATAAAAATCGGAGAATTTGTTAACATGTCTGTAGTAAATTAGAGCACTTGATAAGTTCcgaaaatatatcattttatattagATATGAATTGAGTTTCAATCATTTggaaaacatttgatttaaagtcaaatatttagcaaaatttaaatttctagtattatttataaatgtcaATCAAGATAAAAATAAGTACAACTTCCGGCTCCATTTCGAAATAAGGTAATTTGTAAAACATACATCTTCTAATTCCaatactgtaaaattttattggccgttttttaagaatatatagTTGATTCATATTTGAGAACAATGTAAATATGTgccaaacattaaaaataataattcaagatttaaaatttgaataatatatataaaacttcttatttttttctgaatGCTTGATTACAAAACATTTCGTCTTATATtagataaaattgaattttttgagTTTCTATAGTTTGTGaatcatttgttttaaatttaaaaatgtttaaaaatttaaatttcttataattttaattagattcctaacaaaaaaatagtggaaaaaTATGTTGTATTTCATCGTATTTGTAGTAACTTTTCTACATCTATTTCTTCGCATAATACTTGGtactctttttaaagaaaatatttgggttataaaaaaatattaataaaaatatacatatatacacatatctCTGAAActaataacgaaaaaaaatcagACTTAAAACATAGAAGTACAATTTTTTCCTGTTTTTCGCCTTATATATTTCGAAAAGGAACTTTGCTACATTATACACATTTCGGACACTTTAAAAGcttaatcaaaaatgttttcGCTTGAGTATAGACAATAATTAGTATTTACTCCCAAAAGTGCGAATTGTGTACCTTTTTACCCaagttttgaaaaacaatatattCTATCACACCATAAACTTATATACCTAACTATgtttcaaatttaaagaaaatcgtcTTTCAAGGatgaattctattgaaaatcgtaatactgtgtgtccactcagaataagtatcatactaacttcagacttgctcattttgaggagatttttcggtatgctctcatcagggacaccccataggatcttcgtggttctacccattCTGTATTATGtatctggtatgcgatcaggcacgtccgatgattgtatataaccttccaatgtgtttAGTATACAtcgatgacgtgtcctataaccgcttttggccagttcgcctaaataAAGAGACCTTTGACTGTAAGCGCCgtctcatatcttaaatatgtttcaatgggtggaataatATCTGATTATTGatgcataagctagaattggtctaattacacttgtataaagccaatttgccatagtaggactaagaccccatttcatgcctatagttctcctacatatcgcccagcactgATGTGACTTTTTAATCCTATCccctatgtggtgtctccattttaattttcggtcgaggattacacctaagtacaaAGTACATCTAAGTACAAagtatagatagcggagtcgattaagccatgtccgtctgtctgtctgtctgttgaaatcagttttagaggaccccagatatcggcgagatccgaatcttcaataattctattagacatgctttcgagaagatcgctatttataatcagcaaaatcggtcggtaaataacctctgaaaatttcatcaaaaaattgttaaaaaagcaaaaagtggtgccaagccccacattattcaatattttatgaattaagttctatattttcctagataaacaatattttgtattttattcatatggaaaATGTCAAGTCTCCACTAAAATTTCGCTCGTTATACCCTAAAAATTATACTGTAAATGATATACgaattttctatttctatttcttttttgtttatatgaaagtccgctcttttttcctaaaaaatgttcaattgaatattaaagttcttggtgcaaaattcaaaaaatttagttctattagtttcccagataaatgaacttttgtatttaattaatatagtaGATCCCGCTCCTCTCatggtaaaattaaaaattattaaaattattggaTAGTAAAATTATTAGTGCAAAATtgtaagattctaactgtaacagtttccaagataaacgaatcatggtatttaatttatatggaagttGCCAAGCCCCCTAACGaaagtccgcccactttttgtcTCAAATAATCATGCTGACAcataaaatttgaggactcaaactgttatattatctcaagaaaaacgaatttttgtatttaattaatatgggaggtgccgctcccctcatgggaagcccgccaatttattacccaaaatgtttacttgGATGTTAAAGTAATTcgtgcaaaatattttaatattctaactgtattatttttaaagataaacaaatttttgtgccACGCTGctacgccccctaacgctagtccttcCACATTTTATCTCTGAGACTccaactgttatattatctcaagataaacgaatttttttatttaattaatatgggaggaaTCGCTTCCCctatgggtagtccgccaatttttacccaaaatgtttacatggatgttaaatttattcgtgcaaaattttaagactcTAACTGTAATTGCTTCcaagaatttttgaatttaatttatatgggaggtgccactccCCCAAATGCTAGTCctcccactttttatcccaaaTAATCACATTGACACTgaagtgcctccgacaaaatttgaggactctaactgttatattatttcaagagaaacaaatttttgaattaattaatatgggaggtgccgctgtttacatggatgttaaagttattcgtgcaaaattttaagattctgaatgtaatagtttccaagataaacgaatctttgtatttaattaatatctaGTTCGCCCTCTTTTTGCCCTAAATAATCGTATCGACCTAATGTGGCTCCGAcgaaatttgaggactctaactgttatatctATATAGTGTCTGACCAAACgttcggagttcggtaaaaagtgaggttcggcaATGTTCagtgttcggcgaaatttttaccgaattttatatagatcTCGAGATATATTACTTCAAATATGGAaaacatacccgggtatgtgGGTATTGACAGAACGGTTAAAAAAGCATCAACAAtactgtgaattggaaaaaaatgcACATGTgagtgtagatgtatttggttttattcagctgtgttcattgagttatgtattttgttttttttttatttttattttttgtgaattctgttcgtatatttggatgtaggcgAAGTAAATTAATagagtagcgacatctcttgttgtacaacaacacctacaacaaacatatgtattttgttttgtaagatACTGACTGACTGGCAGACATGTCAAGATCGTTTgggaataaggacctagaaaatttcaatgttacaaatggGATCAAAgctttatagtcgaaactagataattcaaattaaatgtttcacttttcttagctttgTAATCCCTTTCTGGTTAACTGTTTTTTAAATCAGCCGAAAAATGCGTTTTTTCGATATTTTACCCCTTGTAAGAACATATTTTCCCCATACAACAATTCCAGAGAGGGAGATGAGCAAAATTCgcaacttcgttttttttttgggagcACTCGAATGCACATTTTAAGtgcttaaaacacttttgtaGCTCTTATTATTGGTTTCCCGGTGATGGCGTTCGaaacaaacaaatgtaataaaaattacatatttccaCCCCAAGTTTTGAGAAGATTACCATTTTCAAATGGCTTTAGGGTAGAAGagggatcattcgccatagggacacatctgtcaatgcgaatatcattaaaactgagtaatcgattttatcgcattatcaaattttgttttcgtttatcgattatctatcatccctgaaaatttgaaacattaactttacttttgatgggaggcagacatgattaattgtttttcaaagggctgtgaaaatatttcaccgtgtgaactttttgtgctaactttttttgtttttgtgatagaaaaaaaatattggtcagtatttgaaggtcaataatagtgaacaataagacataataatattttcgataatataatttgaagcccgaaaaaaattaaactaaaccccagaactgcccgtggggcatATGCGCCAAAttatgcttgtgatgtagaacaaaatttggttaaaatatagaaaaaatcagttataatttgtttgaatttttttgttaagttttgtgaaataataaatatctggttcattatactttgtttaatgaattaaagtataaaacagcaaaataagtttttatatttgtaaatttttcttttattttactaatgacaaatctgtcccatccccttggcgcatttaccccatggatggggcggtatcgccgtttttggtcagtgcggaaaggAAAAGAATGTAAGTTTAAGCATAGACGAATACTCATACTTGTTTCATTATTAGTGAAAATGCTCTTTATCATCAGTAATAATGcctgaaaaaataatttaattagtatTTCGTACCTGTGGCATATTCTGTATTGGTGTTAGATCTTGTAGACTTTCTCTAACCATTTCCTGCCGCTGACGTTGGCGCTTATATGTGGTCTTGGAAgtctttgtttgttttgtatttgatttGGGACTTTTAATTAAGCCGTTAATAGTGTTCTGCCCAGGAAGGTACACAATATGTTTACCCCCACATACATTGGTCAATGATTTCGGTTGTAACTGTGCCAATGAGTGCGTTGTCATGGACGAATTAAAGCAATTGTCATCAGAAGTTTTAGGGATAGCAGATAGTGCTGTATCATTTGTTTTCGATTTGTGCAGGACCCAATTATCATTATGATAGCTAGTTGACttagttgttgttttgaaaAGATCACAATCTGGTTGATGACTTTTTGAGTCGACAGAAAATGTGTCACCAAAAATTGTTTGCAGATGGTAACTATTGCGTTTGTTTGCTGATTTTGCAGCACAGGTACATTTACTGTTGGTGCGTGAGTCTACTAAGTTTTTACCCAAgtgacttttaaatttttgcaaactgTTAAAGCCCGGTACCAACCAACAGTTGGCAGCCTTTAGACTATTTTCTTGTTCCATGTAATTCATTGAAGACTTTTGGCATTGTAAATGAACGTCTCGGGGCAAAGATAAACTAAAAATGTGCATCGAATTTGGATGTTTATGACTTTCTATGTTTATGTTATCAGACAGTTTTGTGGTTTTGCATTTATCGTCTAAGTCATAATGTTCTTCCTCGTCATCATCGTCAAGATCTTGCTGTGGGGTCCAGTGGTCTGTTGCTAAGGGTGGTGCGGTGTCCTTGAGCTTAGTTGGAAGACAAATAGGCGATTCAATTACATGGTTATTTATAACGTTTTTAGGTTTGGAACGTTCATGTTGCAAACGTTGTTGTTCCTCCAAAAGGTTGCGCCAAGCAGCAGCTGGACTAAAACTAGGTGTTTCAGGTTGTCTTCTAGGTAGGGTAGGGCGAACATGCACTAATATACCATTGTCCACAATTTCTTCTTCATCTTCGATGTTGTGATTTAATAGCACTATATTGTCTTCTTCGACCGGTTTTTCTTCATTTCTACAAGGTACCTTTTGAGTGATAGAAATATCTgaatttaagcttttatttgttgtttccattccaaaataaaatgttcgTTTTAGCTGAGGTATACGTGACTGTtgagttttagtttttcttttatttaatgatGATGGACTATCAGTTTCGCTCTCGTGTTTCATTTTCAATCGAATATCGCTGTTAACGTTCAAATTATTACACTCACCTTGTAGAGTTCTttcttcgatttttttaatttctcgtGGATAGTTCTTATCTAAACAGTGAGTATTTGTAGTGGTAATATGCATTTTATTTGAAGTGACATTGGTTTGTTGTCTTGTAggctttttcttttcaataacaGTATCAACTACATTTCGATGTGCATTTTCTTCCAATTTATTACTAACCGGCTGAGTAGAAAGACCTCGTTTCTTAAGTATGTTCGGCCTTTGAAGAGAAGTCCTCGTTCTGTCAGTGTAATCTTCATTACTCTCTTTTTGTCTTAACAGCACTGCATCAAAACTTTTCTCTCTTCGGTAGGGTAATTTGCTAGTGAAACCTATATTTGATTGATGATTTGGCACTAAAGAATTAATTGATGTTCGGGTATTAGATCCACGTTGTAAGGGTGTTGTATGTTGCTGGGGTTTATGGTTCTGTGGCTGCTGCTGTTGTGGTGTTGGCTTATTGCTATTTGTTGCATATTTTCGGGGTTTAGCTAGAGAAGTGTTCTTTGAGTCGACCGCTACATTTTGACCCGGATTTGCGGGAATGAGTCCAGAAGTAGTGTTCGTCGGTGCTGCTGGAGCTTTGCGTTTCTTGTTGTACTTATTAACTTTTGACGTAGACGCCGTAGGTGTACTTGTTGCGGGTTGCGGATAAAGGTTGTTACAATCGTCCAAATtcgttgaaatattttcttgagATTTAGTTCTATTGTAACCAACATGTAATAATGTTTGTGAGCGTCGGAATTCTGCTGTTGGTGGGGCGGATTTCCGGTGAGATATTGACTCGTTCTGACTATCAAGAATAAGTGTATGACAACGTCTCATCGGTTTAAATGCTGTAGGTTGATCCTTATCGCGATCCAAACCTGAAATAACAGTTCTTTCTTCTAATTGTTCTTTGGAGCGGAAGCTTATTGTACCACCCGCCTGTAGAATAGCACCGTTGGTTGTAGCTCTAAGCTTTAGGTTATCTGTAGGTTTTGGCAAGACTTTACaatcatttaaatttctacCGCTAGACCATCCTCCCAATATCACTtggttatatttattttttgtctctCCTGTTCGTCTTAAATATTGCTGTGTATAATAAGAATTTAATTCGCTATCGACACATTCACTGTGTAAATTATGTGCACTTCCTGTGTTCCCCATAATTAAAAAAGAGAGAAAGCTGTAAATagtacgaaaaaaatattttacttttataaaccaaatatgaCCAGTGAAAGTAAACTTTATCTAAATATTGGGTCTGACAAAGAAtggttttgtaattaatttaaatggtgtttactacactgaaaataatccatgctcaactttacgtaatttttttccttaaattttagcgaaattaaacataatgatattaattatattatcaataaataaaactacaacatttttataaaatttagaaaatgtataatattattctcgaattattttcataaaaaaattaaaaattcgtgaGGAGAATAAATTTGAACTAACATTAGATAAGTTAtttcaaaatgaacaaaaatatttgcataaattaatatttggtaaattttaccataattaatcaaaattcacttttttgaatttatgtaaattacttTTTCGAagattattttgcattatactaaaatatttcgtacaatttcgtatatattacgaaagaatttcgtttataataggcatggattttttcagtgtagatATGGACATCATATAAAGGCCTTTTGAATCAGGATAGGAAGGAATAGTGGAAGAATTAAATGACGTTTCTTTGGTTTATCTTAAAGATATCTTAAAATTGTACCGAAAAAATCTATTTTGGAAAAGTCAAAACTATTCTGTTCAAGGTTATGAATTAAGGAATGTTTGTTCGACAGTTTGATAAAATTccgaaaaaaatatagaaaaaaaatttaacttttttggcAGCAGCCTTTTTGACAAGGGGTTgtataattgtatttttgtacatacatatgtaagtaaatgATAGAGTTGCCATTCGATTAAAAATTAATACGAAAATCAATTCAacattcaaataataatttaacttcACTTTTTACGCCTAATATAGCATTACATAAATTTCTGTTATAAttcaaacaaaaagtaaatttttacttttgaaatttataaaaaaatatacatacgtaaTGTACAAATTGGCatctatatatacaaaaatgaatgtatgtttgaacgttatagactactaaacggctgaaccgattttcttgaaaatttcacatcgtattcctgtatgtctggaataggtaataggctactttttattttgaattttcaggtgggcgaggagccacgtccacattaagaaaatataaaattcgtatatttgaaataatataatagAGTCCTAGTGTAAgcggcgtggcacctcccatataacgAGCGAAGTTTTAATAAGGATTtaacatctcccatatgaataaaatacaaaatattgtttgtctAGGAAattatagaactagattcatcaaattttgcataaattacttaaatattcgTTTGGACATTTGGAGGAGAAAGgacggactttcatctggggagcttgaagccctcacatgaattaaatagaaagaatcgtatatctaagaaactagtAGAGctagagtcttcaaattttacatgaataactttgacattcatgcgaACATTTAGAAATTAATGTGCGGACTTTCAATAgcgtgtaaaacaaaaaatattgtatatcccaaggcataagaatatggattattttttaagaataaaggtatatattaaatttaatatattgtcatcaagagaaattataataaatcttcaagcaaaatttataatttagtaactaaataaataattttttattgttttttatgtgtttaatttcgattggggtagctgagcacaccgggtattagctagtatttaataaaatctcCTTTTTATAAGGTTATAACAATAATTGTAGCAAATCCGTCCTTAGAAAAAACTTAGATTTTTAAGTATTGAACATAACTGGATTGGGGTTTTCCTTTTAGTATATACATAAGTGAAAATATTC
Encoded here:
- the LOC111685658 gene encoding uncharacterized protein LOC111685658 gives rise to the protein MGNTGSAHNLHSECVDSELNSYYTQQYLRRTGETKNKYNQVILGGWSSGRNLNDCKVLPKPTDNLKLRATTNGAILQAGGTISFRSKEQLEERTVISGLDRDKDQPTAFKPMRRCHTLILDSQNESISHRKSAPPTAEFRRSQTLLHVGYNRTKSQENISTNLDDCNNLYPQPATSTPTASTSKVNKYNKKRKAPAAPTNTTSGLIPANPGQNVAVDSKNTSLAKPRKYATNSNKPTPQQQQPQNHKPQQHTTPLQRGSNTRTSINSLVPNHQSNIGFTSKLPYRREKSFDAVLLRQKESNEDYTDRTRTSLQRPNILKKRGLSTQPVSNKLEENAHRNVVDTVIEKKKPTRQQTNVTSNKMHITTTNTHCLDKNYPREIKKIEERTLQGECNNLNVNSDIRLKMKHESETDSPSSLNKRKTKTQQSRIPQLKRTFYFGMETTNKSLNSDISITQKVPCRNEEKPVEEDNIVLLNHNIEDEEEIVDNGILVHVRPTLPRRQPETPSFSPAAAWRNLLEEQQRLQHERSKPKNVINNHVIESPICLPTKLKDTAPPLATDHWTPQQDLDDDDEEEHYDLDDKCKTTKLSDNINIESHKHPNSMHIFSLSLPRDVHLQCQKSSMNYMEQENSLKAANCWLVPGFNSLQKFKSHLGKNLVDSRTNSKCTCAAKSANKRNSYHLQTIFGDTFSVDSKSHQPDCDLFKTTTKSTSYHNDNWVLHKSKTNDTALSAIPKTSDDNCFNSSMTTHSLAQLQPKSLTNVCGGKHIVYLPGQNTINGLIKSPKSNTKQTKTSKTTYKRQRQRQEMVRESLQDLTPIQNMPQSNVGVPEKNTHRFSFQSTVRVLEKRRLAEKLSKDAEIQEAQRLNELEAMKRVEEDFQRKRAPEKANLRNQLRLHLKANTENEEYRSLPLNINDRYNNHNTQTLNQHISDVNNNLYCRAEPDGAVSPSLDFKDNLDKVRHSNFPLSSKKNSKDLGRFDSDGEESETQMPDLRCTALLIEPYLHSII